The Microbacterium foliorum genome has a window encoding:
- the metG gene encoding methionine--tRNA ligase: MPAGDSFYITTPIYYPSDVPHIGHGYTSVAVDALARWHRQGGDDTWMLTGTDEHGQKMLRAAAANNVTPQEWVDKLVTESWFPLLETLDVANDDFIRTTQERHETNVQTFFQRLYDNGYIYAGEYEALYCVGCEEFKPESEIVDGTGPFEGLKVCAIHSKPLELLQEKNYFFKLSEFQDRLLELYRTQPDFVRPDSARNEVVSFVSQGLKDLSISRSTFDWGIPLPWDESHVIYVWVDALLNYATAVGYGADQATFDRRWPAYHVVGKDILRFHAVIWPALLMAAGLEVPRGVFAHGWLLVGGEKMSKSKLTGIAPTEITDVFGSDAYRYYFLSAIAFGQDGSFSWEDLSARYQSELANGFGNLASRTVAMIEKYFGGVVPEAAEYTARDLEIQKIVADAATSADAAVEQFRINEAISSIWTIVDALNGYITENEPWALAKQSNSGDDEKRGRLGTVLYTCAEGLRALAVLLSPVMPQSTEKLWSALGAAESLGRLQDQPIREAGAWGVLRPGTSVSALAPLFPRVETAA; this comes from the coding sequence ATGCCCGCAGGCGACTCGTTCTACATCACCACGCCCATCTACTACCCCTCCGATGTCCCGCACATCGGCCACGGGTACACGTCGGTGGCGGTCGACGCGCTCGCGCGCTGGCACCGCCAGGGCGGCGACGACACGTGGATGCTCACGGGCACCGACGAGCACGGCCAGAAGATGCTGCGGGCGGCGGCGGCGAACAACGTCACCCCGCAGGAGTGGGTCGACAAGCTCGTCACCGAGTCGTGGTTCCCGCTGCTGGAGACCCTCGACGTCGCCAACGACGACTTCATCCGCACCACCCAGGAGCGCCACGAGACGAACGTGCAGACGTTCTTCCAGCGTCTCTACGACAACGGGTACATCTATGCGGGCGAGTACGAGGCGCTCTACTGCGTGGGCTGCGAGGAGTTCAAGCCCGAGTCCGAGATCGTCGACGGCACCGGTCCCTTCGAGGGGCTCAAGGTCTGCGCGATCCACTCCAAGCCCCTCGAGCTGCTGCAGGAGAAGAACTACTTCTTCAAGCTCAGCGAGTTCCAGGACCGTCTGCTGGAGCTGTACCGCACGCAGCCCGATTTCGTGCGCCCCGATTCGGCCCGCAACGAGGTCGTCTCCTTCGTGAGCCAGGGGCTCAAGGACCTCTCGATCTCGCGCTCGACGTTCGACTGGGGCATTCCGCTCCCGTGGGACGAGTCGCACGTCATCTATGTGTGGGTCGATGCGCTGCTCAACTACGCCACCGCCGTCGGGTACGGCGCCGACCAGGCGACGTTCGACCGTCGCTGGCCCGCCTACCACGTGGTCGGCAAAGACATCCTGCGATTCCACGCGGTGATCTGGCCCGCGCTGCTGATGGCGGCAGGGCTCGAGGTGCCCCGCGGCGTCTTCGCGCACGGCTGGCTGCTCGTGGGCGGCGAGAAGATGTCGAAGTCGAAGCTCACCGGCATCGCGCCGACCGAGATCACCGACGTCTTCGGCTCCGACGCGTACCGCTACTACTTCCTGTCCGCGATCGCCTTCGGTCAGGACGGCTCGTTCTCGTGGGAGGACCTGTCGGCGCGCTACCAGTCCGAGCTCGCCAACGGCTTCGGCAACCTTGCCTCGCGCACCGTCGCGATGATCGAGAAGTACTTCGGCGGTGTCGTCCCCGAGGCCGCCGAGTACACGGCGCGTGACCTCGAGATCCAGAAGATCGTCGCGGATGCCGCCACGAGCGCGGATGCCGCGGTCGAGCAGTTCCGCATCAACGAGGCCATCTCGTCGATCTGGACGATCGTCGATGCCCTGAACGGCTACATCACCGAGAACGAGCCGTGGGCGCTGGCCAAGCAGTCGAACAGCGGAGACGACGAGAAGCGCGGTCGCCTCGGCACCGTGCTGTACACCTGCGCCGAGGGGCTGCGCGCGCTCGCCGTGCTGCTCTCGCCGGTGATGCCGCAGTCGACGGAGAAGCTCTGGAGCGCCCTCGGGGCCGCCGAGAGCCTCGGGCGTCTGCAGGATCAGCCGATCCGCGAGGCGGGGGCGTGGGGCGTACTGCGCCCCGGCACGAGCGTCAGCGCGCTCGCGCCGCTGTTCCCGCGCGTGGAGACCGCCGCCTGA
- a CDS encoding molybdopterin-dependent oxidoreductase: protein MTPQTVTDETRTLRGDRLRSAAAGLSSAVVAVGLAELVAAVVEPSASPFAVIGGGLIDLAPSWAKDAAIALFGTGDKLALITGIAIVLAGVAALAGILERRRAGVGAAVLAALGVVALVAAMIRPGAGPFAWLPGLVAGAVAVVALRLLVRRLSPVPYLRPDAEERRRFLLWTAGVAATGVVALVVGNAARGATRSIEAVRTALRLPAPTAPAPAVAASAELGVPGLASVVTSNADFYRIDTALIVPRLDPADWTLRIHGMVEREVRITWDELLALPMQEAYVTLACVSNEVGGDLIGNARWLGHPVRELLARAGVDADADMVLSRSSDGFTASTPIEALTDDRDALLAVAMNGEPLPIEHGFPVRMVVPGLYGYVSATKWVTELEVTRFDRATAYWTDRGWSERGPVKLQSRIDVPRPGQRIDAGDAVIAGMAWQQHIGIEGVEVRIDEGPWRRAELSTPISPDTWVQWRLPWAAESGMHTVECRALSADGETQTSEPAGVVPDGAQGWHRIQVSVA from the coding sequence ATGACCCCGCAGACCGTGACCGACGAGACACGCACGCTGCGAGGGGACCGGCTGCGGTCGGCGGCCGCCGGGCTGAGCTCGGCGGTCGTCGCGGTCGGCCTGGCAGAGCTCGTCGCCGCGGTCGTGGAACCCAGTGCGAGTCCGTTCGCGGTGATCGGCGGCGGTCTGATCGATCTCGCGCCGAGCTGGGCGAAGGACGCCGCCATCGCCCTCTTCGGCACCGGTGACAAGCTCGCCCTGATCACCGGGATCGCGATCGTCCTCGCCGGGGTCGCCGCCCTCGCCGGCATCCTCGAGCGGCGTCGCGCGGGAGTGGGCGCCGCGGTCCTCGCCGCCCTCGGCGTGGTGGCGCTGGTCGCCGCGATGATCCGTCCTGGCGCCGGGCCGTTCGCCTGGCTTCCCGGGCTCGTCGCCGGAGCGGTCGCCGTGGTCGCCCTGCGGCTGCTCGTGCGACGGCTGAGTCCGGTGCCGTACCTCCGCCCCGATGCCGAGGAGCGCCGCCGGTTCCTGCTGTGGACGGCCGGGGTCGCCGCGACCGGCGTCGTGGCGCTGGTCGTCGGCAACGCCGCGCGGGGTGCGACCCGATCGATCGAGGCCGTGCGCACCGCTCTGCGCCTGCCTGCGCCGACCGCGCCGGCGCCCGCGGTCGCCGCGAGCGCCGAGCTCGGCGTGCCCGGTCTCGCGTCGGTGGTCACCTCGAACGCCGACTTCTACCGCATCGACACCGCGCTGATCGTTCCGCGTCTCGACCCCGCGGACTGGACGCTGCGCATCCACGGCATGGTCGAGCGCGAGGTGCGGATCACGTGGGACGAGCTCCTCGCACTCCCGATGCAGGAGGCCTACGTGACGCTCGCCTGCGTCTCGAACGAGGTCGGTGGAGACCTGATCGGCAACGCCCGGTGGCTCGGGCACCCCGTGCGCGAACTTCTCGCCAGGGCGGGGGTCGACGCCGACGCCGACATGGTGCTGTCGAGGTCGTCCGACGGATTCACCGCGTCGACCCCGATCGAGGCGCTGACCGATGACCGCGACGCGCTGCTGGCCGTCGCCATGAACGGCGAGCCGCTGCCGATCGAGCACGGATTCCCGGTGCGCATGGTGGTGCCGGGGCTCTACGGCTACGTGTCCGCGACGAAGTGGGTGACCGAGCTCGAGGTCACCCGGTTCGATCGAGCGACCGCGTACTGGACCGATCGCGGCTGGTCCGAGCGCGGGCCCGTCAAACTGCAGTCCCGCATCGACGTGCCCCGACCGGGGCAGCGGATCGACGCCGGCGACGCGGTCATCGCCGGCATGGCCTGGCAGCAGCACATCGGCATCGAGGGCGTCGAGGTGCGCATCGACGAAGGGCCCTGGCGACGTGCCGAGCTCTCGACCCCGATCTCGCCCGACACCTGGGTGCAGTGGCGCCTGCCGTGGGCGGCCGAGAGCGGCATGCACACCGTCGAGTGCCGGGCGCTGAGCGCCGACGGCGAGACCCAGACCTCGGAACCGGCGGGTGTCGTGCCCGACGGCGCGCAGGGGTGGCATCGCATCCAGGTCTCGGTGGCGTGA
- a CDS encoding glycoside hydrolase family 1 protein, translating into MLTFPDGFLWGAATAAHQVEGNNTTSNWWAMEHAPGSSMVEPSGDAADHFHRYPEDMRLLADAGLNSYRFSVEWARIEPERGFVSRAMLDHYRRMIDTARENGLDPTVTLMHFTVPQWFQKDGFWRADDAVDLFSRYVETVLPILDGVTYVCTINEPNIAAMLAGGEDAANLVAFGLPNPDLAVADTLLDAHHRASEILHSVPGVQAGWTIATQAFHSTGEPGADEMLAEYGDPRDHWYLDQSAGDDFVGVQAYTRTFIGPEGPRPVADDVETTLTGWEFFPEALELGVRSAWERSGGVPVLVTENGIATADDTRRIAYTQGALEGLHRAISDGIEVKAYQHWSALDNYEWASGFRPTFGLIGFDHETFARTPKPSLAWLGEVARRNGL; encoded by the coding sequence GTGCTCACATTCCCTGACGGCTTTCTCTGGGGTGCCGCGACCGCGGCCCATCAGGTGGAGGGGAACAACACGACCAGCAACTGGTGGGCGATGGAGCATGCTCCGGGGTCCTCGATGGTGGAGCCCTCGGGCGATGCCGCGGACCACTTCCACCGGTACCCGGAGGACATGCGGCTGCTCGCCGACGCCGGACTGAACTCCTACCGCTTCTCGGTGGAGTGGGCGCGCATCGAGCCCGAGCGCGGCTTCGTGTCGCGGGCGATGCTCGACCACTACCGGCGGATGATCGACACGGCGCGCGAGAACGGGCTAGACCCGACGGTGACGCTGATGCACTTCACGGTGCCGCAGTGGTTCCAGAAAGACGGATTCTGGCGCGCGGACGACGCGGTCGACCTCTTCTCGCGCTATGTCGAGACGGTGCTGCCGATCCTCGACGGCGTGACCTACGTGTGCACGATAAACGAGCCGAACATCGCGGCGATGCTCGCCGGGGGAGAGGATGCGGCCAACCTCGTCGCGTTCGGGCTGCCGAACCCCGACCTCGCGGTGGCCGACACCCTTCTCGACGCGCACCACCGGGCGTCCGAGATCCTGCACTCCGTGCCGGGCGTGCAGGCGGGATGGACGATCGCGACGCAGGCCTTCCACTCCACCGGCGAGCCCGGTGCCGACGAGATGCTGGCCGAGTACGGCGACCCTCGCGATCACTGGTACCTCGACCAGTCCGCGGGCGACGACTTCGTCGGTGTGCAGGCGTACACGCGCACCTTCATCGGCCCCGAGGGCCCTCGCCCGGTCGCGGACGACGTCGAGACGACGCTCACCGGATGGGAGTTCTTCCCCGAGGCGCTCGAGCTGGGAGTGCGCAGCGCGTGGGAACGCAGCGGAGGCGTGCCGGTGCTCGTGACCGAGAACGGCATCGCGACCGCCGACGACACACGCCGCATCGCATACACCCAGGGCGCGCTCGAAGGTCTGCACCGGGCGATCTCGGACGGCATCGAGGTCAAGGCGTATCAGCACTGGAGTGCGCTCGACAACTACGAGTGGGCGAGCGGATTCCGCCCGACCTTCGGGCTGATCGGCTTCGACCACGAGACGTTCGCACGCACGCCGAAGCCGTCGCTGGCATGGCTGGGAGAGGTCGCACGCCGCAACGGCCTCTGA
- a CDS encoding ABC transporter ATP-binding protein: MEDSGILLDVQDLSVEYASPGTKPVTAVESVSFSLRRGEFVGLVGESGSGKSTLGFALTRLQKPPARISGGRILFDGRDIRELNAEELRRQRQGGFAMVLQSGMNALNPVRTVGNHFRDIFAAHGHVAQKDREARAEELIGKVGLDRSVLARYPSELSGGMRQRTSIALALSLEPQLMVFDEPTTALDVLVQHAVMDTIKDLQRSEHFTAILISHDLGIVLEATDRVMVMHEGRIVEDAPSIDILTRPQDEYTQMLLSHYADPRAESISIPGFVDLGTRRREGRSRTDVTETVPTVSQRDTRRADAAIVVEGVSKRYPAPRRGEKPVTAVDDVSFRLEPGEALALVGASGSGKSTIAKLITGVEKPTDGTVRFGDVDVATLGRTGLRDLRKDVQMVFQDPYAALNPLHTVEYALSRPIRNYTKLRGQEARDRVLELLETVGLTPVEQFAAKLPHQLSGGQRQRVVIARALASDPQVLIADEPVSMLDVSLRAGVLALLEDLRERWGISMLYITHDLLSARLVTENILVLNSGRVVERGETAHVLQHPEDPYTVQLLDAVPNPSRIR, from the coding sequence ATGGAAGACAGCGGCATCCTGCTCGACGTGCAGGATCTGTCGGTCGAGTACGCCTCGCCGGGCACGAAGCCGGTGACCGCGGTCGAGAGCGTCTCGTTCTCGCTGCGTCGCGGCGAGTTCGTCGGACTCGTCGGAGAGTCCGGGTCGGGAAAGTCGACCCTGGGCTTCGCGCTGACCCGTCTGCAGAAGCCTCCGGCGCGCATCAGCGGCGGCCGCATCCTGTTCGACGGTCGCGACATCCGCGAGCTGAACGCAGAGGAGCTGCGGCGTCAGCGTCAGGGCGGGTTCGCGATGGTGCTGCAGTCGGGTATGAACGCGCTGAACCCGGTGCGCACGGTCGGCAACCACTTCCGCGACATCTTCGCCGCCCACGGACACGTCGCCCAGAAGGATCGGGAGGCCAGGGCCGAGGAGCTGATCGGCAAGGTGGGTCTCGACCGCTCGGTGCTCGCGCGATATCCGAGCGAGCTGTCCGGCGGAATGCGCCAGCGCACGTCGATCGCGCTCGCCCTCTCGCTGGAACCCCAGCTGATGGTGTTCGACGAGCCGACCACGGCCCTCGACGTGCTGGTGCAGCACGCCGTCATGGACACGATCAAGGATCTGCAGCGGTCCGAGCACTTCACCGCGATCCTGATCAGCCACGACCTGGGCATCGTGCTCGAGGCCACCGATCGGGTCATGGTCATGCACGAGGGGCGGATCGTCGAGGACGCACCGAGCATCGACATCCTCACCCGGCCGCAGGACGAGTACACGCAGATGCTGCTCAGCCACTACGCCGACCCGAGGGCCGAGTCGATCTCGATCCCCGGTTTCGTCGACCTGGGCACGCGTCGTCGCGAGGGCCGCTCGCGCACCGACGTCACCGAGACGGTGCCGACGGTGTCGCAGCGGGACACGCGCCGTGCGGACGCCGCGATCGTCGTCGAGGGCGTGTCGAAGCGGTACCCCGCACCCCGCCGCGGCGAGAAGCCGGTGACGGCGGTCGACGACGTGTCGTTCCGGCTCGAACCGGGCGAGGCGCTCGCCCTCGTCGGTGCGTCGGGCTCGGGCAAGTCGACGATCGCGAAGCTCATCACGGGCGTCGAGAAGCCCACCGACGGCACCGTGCGCTTCGGCGACGTCGATGTCGCGACCCTCGGCCGCACGGGGCTGCGCGATCTCCGCAAGGACGTCCAGATGGTCTTCCAAGACCCGTATGCGGCGCTCAACCCGCTGCACACCGTCGAATACGCCCTCAGCCGACCGATCCGCAACTACACGAAACTCCGCGGGCAGGAGGCACGGGATCGCGTGCTCGAGCTCCTCGAGACGGTGGGTCTGACGCCAGTCGAGCAGTTCGCGGCGAAGCTCCCGCACCAGCTCTCGGGCGGCCAGCGTCAGCGCGTGGTCATCGCGCGGGCGCTCGCCAGCGACCCGCAGGTGCTGATCGCCGACGAGCCCGTCTCGATGCTCGACGTGTCGCTGCGCGCGGGCGTGCTCGCCCTGCTCGAGGACCTGCGTGAGCGCTGGGGCATCAGCATGCTCTACATCACGCACGACCTCCTGAGCGCGCGCCTGGTCACCGAGAACATCCTGGTGCTCAACAGCGGTCGGGTCGTGGAACGCGGAGAGACCGCCCACGTGCTCCAGCATCCCGAAGACCCGTACACGGTCCAGCTGCTGGATGCCGTACCCAACCCGTCACGCATCCGATGA
- a CDS encoding ABC transporter permease — translation MTSTMNVKVPAERIAAPSPWRSFARMVGTLWSNGKARLGLIILGLFVVVAVFAPLIAPYGAKDNSFERNADASWAHWLGTTAAGEDVLSQLIFGSQISLLVGLAAGILSTIVAVLIGLSWGYMRGFLGEVIGFIVNLFLVIPGLPLMIVIAAYLQNGGILMIIAVIVVTGWAWGARVLRSQTQSLRGNDFVTSAQFSGDSRARIVFREILPNMTSIIAGTLFGAATAAILAEAGLEFLGLGDSSIVSWGTMLYWAQNSNSLLTGQWLLLFAPGLCIALLALSLTLINFGVDGISNPRLREGKGR, via the coding sequence ATGACCTCCACCATGAACGTCAAGGTTCCCGCCGAGCGGATCGCGGCTCCCAGCCCGTGGCGCTCGTTCGCCCGCATGGTCGGCACGCTCTGGTCGAACGGCAAGGCCAGGCTCGGACTCATCATCCTCGGACTCTTCGTCGTGGTGGCGGTGTTCGCACCGCTGATCGCGCCGTACGGGGCCAAGGACAACTCGTTCGAGCGCAACGCCGACGCCTCGTGGGCCCACTGGCTCGGGACGACGGCCGCCGGGGAGGATGTGCTGAGCCAGCTGATCTTCGGATCGCAGATCAGCCTGCTCGTCGGCCTCGCCGCCGGCATCCTCTCGACGATCGTCGCCGTGCTGATCGGTCTCAGCTGGGGGTACATGCGCGGATTCCTGGGCGAGGTGATCGGCTTCATCGTCAACCTCTTCCTCGTGATCCCCGGTCTTCCCCTCATGATCGTGATCGCCGCCTACCTGCAGAACGGCGGCATCCTGATGATCATCGCGGTGATCGTCGTCACCGGATGGGCCTGGGGAGCGCGCGTGCTGCGCAGCCAGACCCAGTCGCTCCGCGGCAACGACTTCGTCACCTCGGCGCAGTTCTCGGGTGACAGCCGTGCACGCATCGTGTTCCGCGAGATCCTGCCGAACATGACCTCGATCATCGCCGGGACGCTCTTCGGAGCGGCGACGGCCGCGATCCTCGCGGAGGCCGGACTCGAGTTCCTCGGTCTCGGAGACTCCAGCATCGTCAGCTGGGGCACCATGCTCTACTGGGCGCAGAACTCCAACTCCCTGCTCACGGGGCAGTGGCTGCTGCTGTTCGCCCCCGGTCTGTGCATCGCCCTGCTCGCCCTGAGCCTGACACTGATCAACTTCGGCGTGGACGGCATCTCCAATCCGCGCCTGCGTGAAGGGAAGGGCCGATGA
- a CDS encoding ABC transporter permease, producing the protein MKYVLQKVGLFALTLWAAITLNFFLPRMMPGSPADAAIAKLAQNGPVSDATRAAIEAQLGVPTGSLWDQYVSYLGQVARLDFGVSYTFYPQTVSSMVSTALPYTIGLVGIVTVLAFVIGTLIGVAAAWRRGTWLDSLPTLTGSFLSTFPYFWTALLLLFFLGYVLHWFPTTGAYAATTAPGFTGDFIADLARHAVLPALTILLTSLGGWIIGMRNAMINTLGEDYVTFAEANGLHGRTIAIRYAARNAILPNLTGFGLTLGGVVGGSILVEQVFQYPGIGYLLFNAVIGQDYPLMQALFLMITVSVLVANFLVDILYGVLDPRTRR; encoded by the coding sequence GTGAAGTACGTCCTGCAGAAGGTCGGCCTCTTCGCTCTCACGCTGTGGGCCGCGATCACGCTGAACTTCTTCCTCCCGCGGATGATGCCGGGTTCCCCGGCGGATGCCGCGATCGCCAAGCTCGCGCAGAACGGCCCGGTGTCCGATGCGACCCGCGCCGCCATCGAGGCGCAGCTGGGCGTGCCGACCGGTTCGCTGTGGGATCAGTACGTCTCCTACCTCGGACAGGTCGCCCGCCTCGACTTCGGCGTCTCGTACACGTTCTATCCGCAGACCGTGTCGAGCATGGTGTCGACCGCGCTGCCGTACACGATCGGCCTGGTCGGCATCGTCACGGTCCTCGCCTTCGTGATCGGCACGTTGATCGGCGTCGCCGCCGCGTGGCGCCGCGGCACCTGGCTCGACTCGCTGCCGACGCTGACGGGCTCGTTCCTCAGCACCTTCCCGTACTTCTGGACCGCGCTGCTGCTGCTGTTCTTCCTCGGGTATGTGCTGCACTGGTTCCCGACGACCGGCGCGTACGCCGCGACCACGGCACCGGGCTTCACGGGCGACTTCATCGCCGACCTGGCCCGCCATGCGGTGCTGCCGGCGCTGACGATCCTGCTGACCTCCCTCGGCGGCTGGATCATCGGCATGCGCAACGCCATGATCAACACGCTGGGTGAGGACTACGTCACCTTCGCCGAGGCGAACGGTCTGCACGGCCGCACGATCGCCATCCGCTACGCCGCCCGCAACGCGATCCTGCCGAACCTCACCGGCTTCGGTCTCACCCTCGGCGGTGTGGTCGGCGGATCGATCCTCGTCGAGCAGGTCTTCCAGTACCCCGGTATCGGATATCTGCTCTTCAACGCCGTGATCGGGCAGGACTACCCGCTCATGCAGGCGCTCTTCCTGATGATCACCGTCAGCGTGCTCGTCGCCAACTTCCTCGTGGACATCCTCTACGGGGTACTCGACCCGAGGACTCGCCGATGA
- a CDS encoding ABC transporter substrate-binding protein — MAKTHMLRRWRRAAIVGLAAAAVVLSGCSIQISSQPDPSIGDDTMLINADKGNPFFTRNFNPYLTNTRTASRWIYEPLILVNPLDNTLNPWLAESWSQPDARTVVMTIRDGVEWSDGEELTPEDVAFTFQLLKDNPALDIKGAWQHLESVEVDGDDVIMHLQTDDAPSLSILGLTMIVPEHIWSDVKDPGTFRNENPVGTGPFVLGNYNDQQYSMDKNPDYWQADKIEIEHIILPGTNTQLDTVTRGYDWSYSFISDVEGTWGAASEHNTWWFPPGGVIALMPNLEVAPFDDVNVRRGIALSLDREEIAETASEGYMQPAGQTGLILPNQEEYLDPSIPDQGMITQDRDAALAAFAESGYTLDGDRLVGPDGAQLEFALTTANGYSDWTRAAQTVQRQLADVGVKVTLKLPQPAGYQSAISNGDFEMAIGGMGNGDIYQAYNNLLSSQFYVPSGEATANNFERYRSDEVDALLAEYRETVDPARQTEITHELQKIVYDEMPVIGLYYGGIWGLFNDAKFTGWPSADDPYMIPQNYDSAPLLIFTRLERVKGDDQ, encoded by the coding sequence GTGGCGAAGACGCACATGCTCCGGCGCTGGCGGAGAGCGGCGATCGTGGGACTGGCGGCAGCGGCCGTGGTCCTCAGCGGTTGCAGCATCCAGATCAGTTCGCAGCCCGATCCATCGATCGGCGACGACACGATGCTCATCAATGCGGACAAGGGGAACCCGTTCTTCACGCGGAACTTCAATCCGTACCTGACGAACACCCGCACCGCGTCGAGGTGGATCTATGAACCGCTGATCCTGGTGAACCCGCTCGACAACACGCTCAACCCGTGGCTGGCCGAGTCCTGGTCGCAGCCCGATGCGCGCACGGTCGTCATGACGATCCGCGACGGCGTGGAATGGAGCGACGGCGAAGAGCTGACCCCCGAAGATGTCGCCTTCACGTTCCAGCTGCTGAAGGACAACCCCGCCCTCGACATCAAGGGCGCGTGGCAGCACCTCGAGAGCGTCGAGGTCGACGGCGACGACGTCATCATGCACCTGCAGACCGACGACGCCCCGTCACTGTCGATCCTCGGTCTGACGATGATCGTCCCCGAGCACATCTGGAGCGATGTCAAGGACCCCGGCACGTTCCGCAACGAGAACCCGGTCGGCACCGGCCCCTTCGTGCTGGGCAACTACAACGACCAGCAGTACTCGATGGACAAGAACCCCGACTACTGGCAGGCCGACAAGATCGAGATCGAGCACATCATCCTGCCCGGCACCAACACCCAGCTCGACACGGTGACGCGCGGCTACGACTGGTCGTACTCGTTCATCTCCGACGTCGAGGGCACCTGGGGTGCGGCGAGCGAGCACAACACCTGGTGGTTCCCGCCGGGCGGCGTGATCGCCCTGATGCCGAACCTCGAGGTCGCGCCGTTCGACGACGTGAACGTGCGTCGCGGCATCGCGCTCTCGCTCGATCGTGAGGAGATCGCCGAGACCGCCTCCGAGGGGTACATGCAGCCCGCCGGCCAGACCGGACTCATCCTGCCCAACCAGGAGGAGTACCTGGATCCCTCGATCCCCGATCAGGGAATGATCACGCAGGACAGGGATGCCGCGCTCGCGGCCTTCGCGGAGTCCGGATACACGCTCGACGGAGACCGCCTCGTCGGCCCCGACGGCGCGCAGCTCGAGTTCGCGCTCACGACCGCCAACGGCTATTCGGACTGGACGCGTGCCGCGCAGACCGTGCAGCGCCAGCTCGCCGACGTCGGCGTGAAGGTCACTCTCAAGCTGCCGCAGCCCGCGGGATATCAGAGTGCGATCAGCAACGGCGACTTCGAGATGGCGATCGGAGGCATGGGCAACGGCGACATCTACCAGGCGTACAACAACCTGCTCTCGAGTCAGTTCTATGTCCCCTCCGGAGAGGCCACCGCGAACAACTTCGAGCGGTACCGGTCCGACGAGGTCGACGCGCTGCTCGCGGAGTACCGCGAGACGGTCGACCCCGCGCGGCAGACCGAGATCACGCACGAGCTGCAGAAGATCGTCTACGACGAGATGCCGGTGATCGGGCTCTACTACGGCGGTATCTGGGGTCTCTTCAACGACGCCAAGTTCACCGGGTGGCCCTCGGCGGACGACCCGTACATGATCCCGCAGAACTACGACTCGGCGCCGCTGCTGATCTTCACCAGGCTCGAGCGCGTGAAGGGAGACGACCAGTGA
- a CDS encoding MarR family winged helix-turn-helix transcriptional regulator has product MSQDGSGIDLDTSLGYLLKEASSALRAAMEEVLRPLGMTITHYSCLELLAQRPGLSNSELARGAFVTRQSMNVLLQALERDGLVSRPAAPPVGKALPARLTPRGRESLAAATAAVRSVEIRMLAGMTEADQSAAFRALQSMTRSLRSPTH; this is encoded by the coding sequence ATGAGTCAAGACGGCAGCGGCATCGACCTCGACACTTCGCTCGGGTATCTGCTCAAGGAGGCGTCGAGCGCCCTCCGCGCGGCCATGGAGGAGGTGCTGCGTCCGCTCGGGATGACGATCACGCACTACTCCTGCCTCGAGCTGCTCGCCCAGCGCCCCGGCCTCTCGAACTCCGAGCTCGCCCGTGGGGCCTTCGTCACACGGCAGTCCATGAACGTCCTGCTCCAGGCGCTCGAGCGCGACGGCCTCGTCTCGCGCCCCGCCGCTCCTCCGGTCGGCAAGGCGCTTCCGGCCCGCCTCACCCCGCGCGGGCGGGAGAGTCTCGCCGCCGCCACGGCGGCGGTCCGCTCCGTCGAGATCCGCATGCTCGCGGGTATGACGGAGGCGGATCAGTCCGCGGCGTTCCGTGCGCTGCAGAGTATGACCAGGTCTCTGCGCAGCCCCACTCATTGA
- a CDS encoding VOC family protein codes for MPVTGPDFVSLQTRDLTASQAFYEKYLGLVRSPAGPPHAVVFTTTPIAFALRDIAPGTDLDAVDQPGIGAAIWLHATDVQEIHDALVADGHTIVAAPIDGPFGRTFTFADPDGYRITLHDRA; via the coding sequence ATGCCCGTCACCGGCCCCGACTTCGTCTCCCTTCAGACCCGCGACCTCACCGCCTCCCAGGCCTTCTACGAGAAGTACCTCGGCCTCGTCCGCTCACCGGCAGGCCCCCCGCACGCCGTGGTCTTCACGACGACTCCCATCGCCTTCGCCCTGCGCGACATCGCCCCCGGCACCGACCTCGACGCCGTCGACCAGCCGGGCATCGGCGCCGCGATCTGGCTCCATGCCACCGACGTGCAGGAGATCCACGACGCGCTGGTCGCCGACGGCCACACGATCGTCGCCGCACCGATCGACGGCCCGTTCGGGCGCACGTTCACGTTCGCCGACCCCGACGGCTACCGCATCACGCTGCACGATCGCGCCTGA